One window of the Candidatus Jettenia sp. genome contains the following:
- the hypF gene encoding carbamoyltransferase HypF, protein MVNHTKIHITGIVQGVGFRPFIYNLAHKYNLKGFCLNDSHGLLIEVQGEMIDTFIQEIKACPPPLSRIEKFTVHTIHSKKVYKDFIIRESLSCKGSFTLISPDIATCQDCLRELFDPNDRRYCYPFINCTNCGPRYSIIEDVPYDRFRTTMAPFRMCAACEREYHDTANRRFHAQPNACSICGPKVWLERGRQEMEERDTDKYKSQNHTSEILTNFDAIQKSIVLLKSGAILAIKGLGGFHLVCNAVNHDAVKRLRERKRRSNKPFALMAPNVKSIKSFCSVSENEREVLEGRIRPIVILKKDLPSAISKEVAPHNKNLGVMLPYSPLHHLLFGSEEIKFIALVTTSGNLSEEPIVISNDEALEKLSSIADFFLLHDRDIYMRVDDSVVREKKSGEIANVSIEIPHGKSETQKPKFQTQVIRRARGFVPEPIDPGEELGEILAFGAELKSTFCLTKGKKAILSQHIGDLQNYDTLEFFKESLKNLKNSFRVSPQIIAHDLHPDYLSTRFALEYAAQMNIPHTRIIPVQHHHAHIVSCMAEHHLNQEVIGVAFDGTGYGLDGNIWGGEFLIVSKGNFIRKAHFEYIPMPGSDKAIKEPWRMATAYLYHTFGDRMFKTIPSFFKRFNTRDIDIIATMIKKRLHCPLTSSVGRLFDALSSLLQIRDRITFEGEAAIELEMMADCCDEKEMKSYPFRVMCGEPGIIDIKPLIKSCIEDLNNGVGVPLISFNFHYTLAKVIVKISNILKEEHGVRDVVLSGGVFQNKLLLDLTEECLRKEGFIVWSHEQIPANDGGVSLGQAVVAWEKLRR, encoded by the coding sequence ATGGTAAATCATACAAAGATTCACATAACAGGCATTGTACAGGGCGTGGGATTTCGCCCTTTTATTTACAACCTTGCCCATAAATACAACCTCAAAGGCTTTTGTCTGAATGATTCACACGGTCTTCTCATAGAAGTACAGGGAGAAATGATTGATACATTCATTCAGGAAATAAAAGCGTGTCCACCTCCCCTTTCAAGGATTGAAAAGTTTACTGTCCATACCATTCATAGTAAAAAAGTTTACAAAGATTTTATTATACGGGAGAGCTTATCCTGCAAAGGGAGTTTTACCCTGATCTCACCCGATATTGCCACCTGCCAGGATTGCTTAAGAGAACTCTTTGATCCCAATGACAGGCGATACTGTTATCCTTTTATAAACTGTACTAACTGTGGACCAAGGTATTCTATCATCGAGGATGTTCCTTACGATCGTTTCAGGACAACTATGGCTCCATTCAGGATGTGCGCAGCATGTGAGCGGGAATACCACGATACCGCGAATCGCCGTTTCCATGCACAACCCAATGCTTGTTCCATATGCGGACCAAAGGTATGGCTGGAGCGTGGAAGGCAGGAGATGGAAGAGAGAGACACGGATAAATATAAATCCCAAAATCATACATCAGAAATCCTGACAAATTTCGATGCTATTCAAAAATCAATCGTCCTCCTGAAAAGTGGGGCTATACTTGCCATAAAAGGACTTGGCGGTTTCCATCTTGTATGCAATGCTGTAAATCACGATGCAGTAAAAAGACTGAGAGAAAGGAAAAGAAGGTCAAATAAACCGTTTGCCCTCATGGCTCCCAATGTTAAGTCCATAAAAAGTTTTTGTTCTGTCTCAGAAAATGAGAGAGAAGTTCTGGAAGGAAGGATCCGCCCTATCGTAATTCTAAAAAAAGATCTACCGAGCGCAATTTCAAAGGAGGTTGCCCCTCATAATAAAAACCTTGGGGTAATGCTCCCCTACTCCCCCCTTCATCACCTTCTTTTCGGTTCCGAAGAAATAAAATTTATTGCCCTTGTGACGACGAGTGGAAATCTATCTGAGGAACCTATAGTAATCTCAAATGATGAAGCCCTTGAAAAACTTTCTTCCATCGCTGATTTTTTTCTTCTCCACGATAGGGATATCTATATGAGGGTAGATGATTCTGTTGTGAGGGAGAAGAAGTCGGGAGAAATTGCAAACGTATCAATTGAGATTCCTCATGGAAAATCTGAAACACAAAAACCCAAATTCCAGACTCAGGTTATCCGACGGGCAAGGGGATTTGTTCCAGAACCTATTGATCCTGGAGAAGAATTAGGAGAAATACTGGCCTTCGGCGCCGAGCTGAAAAGCACCTTTTGCCTTACAAAGGGTAAAAAGGCCATACTGAGCCAGCACATAGGAGACCTTCAAAATTATGATACTTTAGAATTCTTCAAGGAAAGCCTTAAGAATCTTAAAAATTCTTTTCGCGTGTCCCCTCAGATAATTGCCCACGACCTTCATCCCGATTATCTAAGCACAAGGTTTGCCCTGGAGTATGCAGCACAAATGAATATACCTCATACAAGGATCATACCCGTTCAACACCATCATGCCCATATAGTAAGTTGCATGGCAGAGCACCATCTTAACCAGGAAGTAATAGGAGTTGCATTTGACGGTACAGGATATGGTTTGGACGGGAATATATGGGGAGGAGAGTTCCTGATTGTCAGCAAAGGGAATTTTATACGGAAGGCTCATTTTGAGTATATTCCTATGCCTGGTAGTGATAAGGCCATAAAAGAGCCGTGGAGAATGGCAACTGCTTATCTATACCATACCTTTGGTGACCGGATGTTTAAAACCATACCATCTTTTTTTAAAAGATTTAATACAAGGGATATTGATATCATTGCTACGATGATAAAGAAGCGGCTTCATTGTCCTTTGACCTCCAGCGTTGGACGTCTTTTTGATGCACTATCTTCTCTGCTCCAGATACGAGATAGAATAACATTTGAAGGTGAGGCTGCTATAGAATTAGAAATGATGGCTGATTGTTGTGACGAAAAGGAGATGAAATCATATCCATTTCGAGTTATGTGTGGAGAGCCTGGTATCATAGATATAAAACCTCTTATAAAATCATGTATAGAAGATTTGAATAACGGGGTAGGAGTTCCCCTGATATCTTTCAACTTTCACTATACTTTGGCGAAGGTCATCGTAAAGATCTCAAACATTTTGAAAGAAGAACACGGAGTAAGGGATGTTGTCCTGAGTGGTGGAGTATTTCAGAATAAGCTTTTATTAGATTTAACAGAAGAATGTCTTAGAAAAGAAGGTTTTATCGTATGGTCGCATGAGCAAATTCCTGCGAATGATGGCGGCGTTTCTCTTGGTCAGGCAGTTGTGGCGTGGGAGAAACTAAGAAGATAA
- a CDS encoding HypC/HybG/HupF family hydrogenase formation chaperone encodes MCLGIPGRILEITGAMAKIDVAGTRKEASLMLMENVSVGDYVIVHAGFAIQKVNEKEASETLKIVKDIIGDVSS; translated from the coding sequence ATGTGTCTTGGAATACCAGGAAGGATATTAGAAATCACAGGCGCAATGGCAAAGATTGATGTTGCGGGTACCAGGAAGGAAGCGAGCCTCATGCTGATGGAGAATGTTAGTGTGGGTGACTACGTAATTGTTCATGCAGGTTTTGCCATACAGAAGGTAAATGAGAAAGAGGCCTCGGAAACATTAAAGATCGTGAAAGACATCATTGGAGATGTGTCTTCATGA
- the hypD gene encoding hydrogenase formation protein HypD, with the protein MKYIDEFRQREAAQGILKKIYALSGKKVNIMEICGTHTHAISKYGIRNSLPSHIRLISGPGCPVCVTSAGDINRIIEFCKREKNTIVATFGDMMRVPGTESSLQEQKAMGKDIRVVYSPLGALDIALANPGKEIILYAVGFETTVPTVAATILLAKEKGIQNFSAFTLHKLTPPAMKALLDSGELDLHGFLCPGHVTAIIGANAYKFLAEEYQAPCVVAGFEPLDAIHGLYMLIKQLKEDRVEIEIQYKRVVTWEGNTRAQRILEQVFEICDSNWRGIGKIPMSGLRLKNEFADFDAEKKFVIEAGIDEEPQGCACGDVLKGLLTPNQCPLFGKICTPESPVGPCMVSFEGTCAAYYTYGISQPILTG; encoded by the coding sequence ATGAAGTATATCGACGAATTCAGGCAAAGGGAAGCTGCCCAGGGGATACTGAAAAAGATCTATGCCCTATCAGGAAAAAAGGTTAATATCATGGAGATCTGTGGTACTCATACCCATGCTATATCAAAGTATGGTATAAGGAATTCGCTCCCCTCCCATATTCGCCTTATATCGGGACCTGGCTGCCCGGTATGTGTTACCTCAGCAGGGGATATAAACAGGATCATTGAATTTTGTAAAAGAGAGAAGAATACCATTGTTGCTACCTTCGGTGATATGATGAGGGTTCCGGGAACGGAATCATCCCTTCAGGAACAAAAGGCTATGGGTAAAGATATTCGGGTGGTCTATTCTCCATTAGGCGCCCTTGATATAGCTCTTGCAAATCCCGGAAAGGAAATAATCCTTTATGCAGTAGGCTTTGAGACCACGGTTCCGACCGTTGCAGCTACCATCCTCCTGGCAAAAGAAAAAGGTATACAGAATTTTTCCGCCTTCACCCTTCATAAACTTACCCCTCCTGCTATGAAAGCTCTTCTGGATAGTGGTGAACTTGATCTTCATGGTTTTCTCTGTCCTGGCCATGTAACTGCTATTATAGGGGCCAATGCTTACAAATTTCTCGCAGAAGAGTACCAAGCCCCTTGTGTAGTAGCTGGTTTTGAACCACTCGATGCCATTCACGGATTGTATATGCTGATAAAGCAACTCAAAGAGGATAGAGTTGAAATAGAGATACAATACAAAAGGGTTGTAACCTGGGAGGGTAATACAAGGGCGCAGAGGATATTGGAACAGGTTTTTGAGATATGCGATAGCAATTGGAGAGGAATTGGAAAGATACCTATGAGTGGACTCAGATTAAAGAACGAATTTGCCGATTTTGATGCAGAGAAGAAATTCGTTATCGAAGCCGGTATAGATGAGGAACCACAAGGGTGTGCTTGCGGTGATGTACTAAAAGGACTTCTCACCCCGAATCAATGTCCTCTTTTTGGTAAGATTTGTACCCCGGAATCACCCGTGGGTCCATGCATGGTGTCCTTTGAGGGAACATGTGCGGCTTATTATACCTATGGAATCTCTCAACCCATTTTGACAGGATGA
- the hypE gene encoding hydrogenase expression/formation protein HypE, with protein sequence MRQERILLSHGSGGKLSYQLIHEIFLKAFHNEFLSPLNDQAIFNLPTSRLAFTTDSYVVNPIFFPGGNIGKLSVCGTINDLAVGGAEPLYLSASFIIEEGILIEELRMVVDSMAQTANHAKVKIITGDTKVVERGKGDKLFINTSGIGIVKDGIHLSPLLIRPGDVILVSGHLGDHGIAIMCHREGIQMESPVQSDCAALHELVQDVISRSHGIRAMRDPTRGGLATTLNELAASSGCGMIIKEEDIPIKEEVKGACEILGFDPLYLANEGKLIAIVSKDSAGTVLEAMRKNPLGKDASIIGTVVGEPRGKVLLETSIGNRRILDMLSGEQLPRIC encoded by the coding sequence ATGAGGCAAGAAAGAATCCTTTTATCACACGGAAGTGGCGGAAAGTTAAGTTATCAACTCATCCATGAGATATTTCTGAAGGCATTTCATAATGAATTTTTATCGCCACTAAACGATCAAGCCATCTTCAATCTTCCTACTTCCAGGCTTGCTTTTACCACGGATTCTTACGTGGTAAACCCTATCTTTTTCCCCGGAGGAAATATTGGCAAACTTTCGGTATGCGGCACGATAAATGACCTTGCCGTAGGAGGAGCTGAACCTCTTTACTTAAGCGCATCTTTTATTATAGAAGAAGGTATCTTAATAGAAGAACTAAGGATGGTGGTAGACTCCATGGCCCAAACTGCCAATCATGCAAAGGTTAAAATAATTACCGGAGATACGAAGGTCGTGGAAAGAGGTAAAGGAGATAAGCTGTTTATAAATACCAGTGGAATCGGCATAGTAAAAGACGGTATACATCTCTCACCCCTTCTCATAAGACCTGGTGATGTAATACTGGTGTCAGGACATCTGGGCGATCATGGAATAGCTATCATGTGCCACAGGGAAGGTATTCAAATGGAATCCCCGGTTCAGAGTGATTGTGCAGCTCTCCATGAACTTGTTCAGGATGTTATATCCCGATCGCACGGAATCCGGGCAATGAGGGATCCCACCAGGGGTGGATTGGCTACCACCTTGAATGAACTGGCTGCATCTTCCGGATGCGGAATGATAATAAAAGAAGAGGATATCCCCATAAAAGAGGAAGTAAAAGGGGCTTGTGAGATATTGGGCTTTGACCCACTCTATCTCGCAAACGAAGGAAAACTCATCGCAATAGTATCGAAAGACTCAGCCGGCACGGTGCTGGAAGCTATGAGAAAAAACCCGCTTGGGAAAGATGCTTCTATTATAGGTACTGTAGTAGGTGAGCCACGAGGCAAGGTACTCCTTGAGACCTCCATAGGCAACAGGAGAATATTGGATATGCTTTCCGGAGAACAACTTCCCAGGATATGCTGA
- a CDS encoding GYD domain-containing protein produces MRHGICGVFMLFVTLLFCSSLYANAITQPADKGEKGSDWSYSSVDKKTLYVAHWTHTPENCPGRTSEGAKMLSMFWEGRKKAEEKGIRILGAYVTVTEHDYFIIFEASDYSTAVEFFLPLVPSQTGKIVPVLTMDDWLKIMPK; encoded by the coding sequence ATGAGGCATGGGATATGCGGAGTTTTTATGTTATTTGTTACCTTACTATTCTGTAGTTCTCTCTATGCTAATGCTATAACACAACCGGCTGACAAGGGTGAAAAGGGATCTGATTGGTCTTACAGTTCAGTTGATAAGAAAACCCTCTATGTTGCTCATTGGACGCATACCCCTGAGAATTGCCCTGGCAGAACCAGCGAGGGCGCAAAGATGCTGAGCATGTTCTGGGAGGGAAGAAAAAAGGCTGAAGAAAAGGGAATAAGGATACTGGGGGCTTATGTCACCGTTACAGAGCATGACTATTTTATTATTTTTGAAGCAAGTGACTATAGTACCGCAGTAGAATTTTTTCTTCCACTTGTACCTAGCCAAACAGGAAAAATTGTGCCTGTACTTACGATGGATGATTGGTTAAAGATAATGCCAAAGTAA
- a CDS encoding 4Fe-4S dicluster domain-containing protein, which produces MIEPSLQCGDYIVLERNHFQKLLDALIRSGYQIIGPTPGEGSIIYGKLSSVSDLPIGWTDEQEGGVYRLKKRDDKALFGYGVGPHSWKNFLFPSVQRLWQAKRDGNGFQITEEDAEIPKFAFIGARSCDIHAISIQDKTFLQGKFVDPNYQSRRKDIFLAAINCGKAGGTCFCVSMGTGPRADSGFDIAMTEILKNGRHYFLTEIGTERGAEIFREIPYRKADEEEKHTANTVVEKTASQMGRSLDTHNIKEILYRNYEHPRWDDVAQRCLACANCTLVCPTCFCAAVEDGTDVTGDYAERWRKLDSCFNLDHSYIHGGSIRSSIKSRYRQWLTHKIATWIDQFGTTGCVGCGRCITWCPVAIDITEEARAIRESDQANQQSP; this is translated from the coding sequence ATGATAGAACCATCGTTACAATGCGGAGATTATATTGTTCTGGAACGGAATCATTTCCAGAAATTACTTGATGCTTTAATCAGGAGTGGCTACCAGATTATAGGTCCCACACCTGGAGAAGGATCTATCATATATGGCAAGCTTAGCTCCGTTTCTGATCTGCCGATTGGGTGGACTGATGAGCAGGAAGGTGGTGTGTATCGTCTCAAAAAACGAGATGATAAAGCGCTCTTTGGATATGGAGTAGGTCCGCATTCCTGGAAAAATTTTCTCTTTCCATCAGTACAGCGCTTATGGCAGGCAAAACGCGATGGTAACGGCTTTCAAATTACAGAGGAAGATGCGGAAATACCAAAATTCGCCTTTATTGGCGCCCGCTCTTGCGATATACATGCTATCTCAATTCAAGATAAAACCTTTCTCCAGGGAAAATTTGTTGATCCTAATTATCAATCACGTCGGAAAGATATCTTTCTTGCTGCTATCAATTGTGGAAAAGCCGGGGGTACCTGTTTCTGTGTATCAATGGGCACAGGACCCAGGGCAGACTCAGGTTTTGATATTGCCATGACGGAGATTTTAAAAAACGGCCGACATTATTTTTTAACGGAGATAGGAACAGAACGAGGCGCCGAAATCTTCCGGGAAATCCCATATAGAAAGGCAGATGAAGAAGAAAAACACACTGCCAATACCGTTGTGGAAAAGACCGCCAGTCAAATGGGAAGATCATTGGATACCCATAACATTAAAGAGATACTCTATAGAAACTATGAGCATCCACGTTGGGATGATGTTGCTCAGCGATGTCTGGCCTGCGCCAATTGTACCCTTGTGTGCCCTACGTGTTTCTGTGCGGCTGTTGAAGATGGAACAGATGTGACCGGGGATTATGCCGAGCGTTGGAGGAAGTTGGATTCCTGCTTCAACCTGGATCATTCATATATTCACGGAGGGAGCATCAGGTCTTCGATAAAGTCCCGCTATCGTCAATGGCTGACGCACAAAATTGCAACATGGATTGATCAGTTCGGTACAACAGGTTGTGTCGGTTGCGGACGGTGTATTACATGGTGCCCTGTTGCAATTGATATTACAGAAGAAGCGCGGGCAATTCGTGAAAGTGATCAGGCTAATCAGCAATCACCTTAG
- a CDS encoding cyclic nucleotide-binding domain-containing protein, with amino-acid sequence MQTLEQPLSEHPFLKGLDPHHITFIAECASTIHFHDGQPIFREGEAANYFYIIRQGKVAIELFVPERGPIMIQTVGDGDVLGWSWLLPPHQWRFDARAVKPTDAIVLDGRCLRSKCEQDHDLGYELLKRFAAVIASRLESTRLQILDVYSIRT; translated from the coding sequence ATGCAGACACTCGAACAACCTTTATCAGAGCATCCGTTTCTCAAAGGACTCGATCCTCACCATATTACTTTTATTGCAGAATGTGCATCAACCATTCACTTTCATGATGGACAACCTATTTTCCGTGAAGGTGAAGCAGCAAACTATTTCTATATCATTCGCCAGGGTAAAGTAGCCATTGAACTATTTGTGCCGGAACGTGGTCCCATTATGATACAAACGGTCGGAGATGGTGATGTTTTGGGTTGGTCATGGTTACTACCACCCCATCAATGGCGATTTGATGCACGGGCTGTTAAACCAACTGATGCGATTGTCCTTGATGGAAGATGCTTACGTTCCAAATGTGAACAAGATCATGATTTGGGCTATGAGTTGCTTAAGCGTTTTGCTGCTGTCATTGCATCGCGGTTAGAATCAACCAGATTGCAGATTCTTGATGTCTATAGCATTCGCACATAA
- a CDS encoding FAD/NAD(P)-binding protein, which translates to MRKNIPEPMSPSPFRIQRMQKETYDTFTIDLKPVNGTGDVSFAAGQFNMLYVFGVGEAPISLSGDPINPHLYKHTVREVGVVTRAMRKLKQGAVLGVRGPFGSHWPVEKAIGKDVVMVAGGIGLAPLRPAMYHLISQRNQYGKIVLLYGARTPEDILYKHDLEQWRGRFDVEVQVTVDNADGSWRGDVGVVTTLIRRAQFNPSRTIAMICGPEVMMRFTIAELQNCGTGDDNIYISMERNMRCGIGFCGHCQFGPVFVCKDGPVFNYGCIKNFFGKREI; encoded by the coding sequence ATGCGAAAGAATATTCCAGAGCCAATGTCTCCAAGCCCATTCCGCATACAACGGATGCAGAAAGAAACATACGACACGTTTACTATCGATCTTAAACCAGTAAATGGTACTGGTGATGTATCATTTGCTGCCGGACAGTTCAATATGCTGTATGTATTTGGAGTTGGTGAAGCCCCTATTTCCCTAAGTGGTGACCCTATCAATCCTCACCTGTATAAGCATACGGTACGTGAAGTAGGAGTAGTAACGAGGGCTATGCGCAAATTGAAACAAGGCGCGGTATTGGGAGTAAGAGGCCCGTTTGGGAGTCATTGGCCCGTAGAGAAGGCAATAGGAAAAGATGTTGTTATGGTAGCAGGAGGAATTGGATTAGCGCCACTCCGCCCTGCGATGTACCATCTTATCTCGCAACGTAATCAGTATGGAAAAATTGTCCTCCTCTATGGCGCCAGAACACCGGAAGATATACTTTACAAACATGATTTGGAACAATGGCGGGGACGTTTTGATGTCGAAGTACAGGTTACCGTTGATAATGCCGATGGAAGTTGGCGTGGAGATGTCGGTGTCGTTACTACACTCATACGCAGAGCACAATTTAATCCTTCGCGTACTATTGCCATGATTTGCGGCCCTGAGGTAATGATGCGATTCACCATAGCAGAGTTGCAAAATTGTGGCACTGGAGATGACAATATCTATATTTCGATGGAACGCAATATGAGATGTGGAATTGGTTTTTGCGGCCATTGTCAGTTTGGACCTGTCTTCGTATGCAAAGACGGTCCTGTATTCAACTACGGTTGTATTAAAAACTTTTTTGGAAAACGGGAGATTTAG
- a CDS encoding oxidoreductase — protein sequence MVQKRKPKLAVWKFASCDGCQLTILDCEDELLTLTDKVDISVFLEASRTVKKGPYDISLAEGSITTQHDAERIKKIRKVSKLLIGLGACASAGGIQSLRNFTNVKDFISAVYPSPEYIETLDTSTPFSRHVHVDYELQGCPINKHQLLDVISAFLHGRKPNTTSYSVCIECKRRGNVCVMVAHGIPCMGPVTHAGCSALCPTYNRGCYGCYGPKETPNTASLSNWFKRLGVNEADLVRYFRSYYGNSEHFYKESKVHMKKRS from the coding sequence ATGGTTCAAAAACGAAAACCAAAACTTGCCGTCTGGAAATTTGCATCCTGTGATGGCTGTCAGCTAACGATTCTGGACTGCGAGGATGAATTACTTACTCTAACGGATAAGGTCGATATCTCGGTCTTTCTTGAAGCTTCCCGTACCGTAAAGAAAGGCCCCTATGATATCTCCCTTGCTGAAGGGTCTATCACCACCCAGCATGATGCCGAACGCATTAAAAAGATTCGCAAGGTATCCAAACTCCTTATAGGGCTTGGCGCTTGTGCTTCAGCAGGTGGTATTCAATCATTACGCAACTTCACGAACGTGAAAGATTTTATTTCAGCCGTATATCCTTCTCCGGAATATATTGAAACACTTGATACATCAACACCGTTTTCCCGGCATGTCCATGTTGATTATGAGCTGCAGGGCTGCCCGATTAATAAACACCAGCTTCTCGATGTCATCAGCGCCTTCCTGCACGGACGGAAACCGAATACGACATCATATAGTGTTTGTATTGAATGTAAGCGGCGTGGAAATGTTTGCGTAATGGTTGCACATGGCATCCCATGCATGGGGCCAGTAACCCATGCAGGATGTAGCGCACTCTGTCCAACCTATAACCGGGGCTGCTATGGCTGCTACGGTCCTAAGGAAACACCTAATACAGCCTCTTTAAGTAATTGGTTTAAACGCCTTGGGGTAAATGAGGCCGATCTCGTACGATACTTTCGCAGCTACTACGGCAATTCAGAACATTTTTATAAAGAGAGCAAAGTCCATATGAAAAAACGGAGTTGA
- a CDS encoding Ni/Fe hydrogenase subunit alpha yields the protein MKNDKVNTKTIKVDYLARVEGEGALYVKIKGNTVTDVKFKIFEPPRFFEAFLRGRSFCEAPDITARICGICPVAYQMSSSHAMEDAFGIRVDGQLRALRRLLYCGEWIESHALHVYLLHAPDFFGYDDAIQMAKDYPDIVQRGLQLKKTGNEVVILIGGREIHPINVRVGGFYKALTKQELNSLTEKLKRARDIALEAVSWTAKFDYPDFEQDYEFVALRHPDEYPFNEGKLISNKGLDIFVHEYDNHFIEEQVAYTNALHSKLKERGAYFVGPLARFNLNFDRLSPLAKEAAHSAGLSPVCRNPFKSIIVRSVEMVYACDEALRIIGQYEKPEIPAIPFQPTAGTGYGCTEAPRGILYHRYRVDDNGRILDAKIVPPTSQNQKTIENDLWQFIPKYLDLPSEELKYDCEKAIRNYDPCISCATHFLKFNIDRE from the coding sequence ATGAAGAATGATAAGGTTAACACCAAAACGATCAAGGTAGATTACCTGGCCCGTGTTGAGGGTGAAGGGGCTCTGTATGTAAAGATAAAAGGTAATACCGTAACAGATGTTAAATTCAAAATCTTTGAGCCTCCCCGCTTCTTTGAGGCGTTTTTACGGGGACGCAGTTTTTGTGAAGCGCCGGATATCACCGCCCGTATATGCGGTATTTGCCCGGTTGCTTACCAGATGAGCTCATCACATGCAATGGAAGATGCATTTGGTATCAGGGTTGATGGACAGCTTCGCGCACTACGCAGGCTTCTGTATTGTGGAGAGTGGATAGAGAGCCACGCCCTCCATGTATATCTGTTACATGCGCCTGACTTTTTCGGCTATGATGATGCAATTCAAATGGCAAAAGACTATCCCGACATTGTTCAACGTGGACTGCAGTTAAAAAAAACAGGTAATGAAGTTGTTATCCTTATAGGTGGTAGAGAAATTCATCCCATAAATGTGCGAGTCGGAGGGTTTTACAAAGCATTAACGAAACAGGAACTAAATTCTCTAACGGAAAAGCTAAAAAGGGCAAGGGATATTGCCCTGGAAGCAGTAAGCTGGACGGCTAAATTTGATTACCCGGATTTTGAACAAGATTATGAATTTGTCGCCCTTCGGCATCCTGATGAGTATCCATTCAATGAAGGCAAACTTATTTCAAATAAAGGATTAGATATTTTTGTGCATGAATATGATAATCATTTTATCGAAGAACAGGTAGCGTATACGAATGCGCTTCATTCTAAACTGAAAGAGCGTGGCGCATATTTTGTCGGTCCTCTCGCCAGATTTAATCTGAATTTCGACCGGCTTTCTCCTTTGGCAAAAGAAGCAGCACATTCCGCAGGACTCTCGCCTGTTTGCCGGAATCCATTTAAAAGCATTATCGTGCGAAGTGTGGAGATGGTTTATGCCTGTGATGAGGCCCTCCGTATCATCGGCCAATACGAAAAACCTGAAATACCTGCAATACCCTTTCAACCAACTGCCGGTACCGGATACGGTTGTACTGAAGCGCCACGAGGCATTCTCTATCATCGTTACCGTGTTGATGACAATGGTAGAATCCTTGATGCTAAAATAGTCCCACCAACATCACAAAATCAAAAGACCATTGAAAACGATCTTTGGCAATTTATCCCCAAATATCTGGACCTCCCTTCTGAGGAGCTCAAATATGATTGTGAAAAGGCAATACGCAACTATGATCCCTGTATCTCATGCGCTACCCATTTCTTAAAGTTCAATATTGATCGTGAATAA
- a CDS encoding hydrogenase maturation protease, which translates to MNKNKITQTSCANTLPILIIGIGNTYRGDDAVGLVIAQHLKKQVPDYVSVIEESGNGVAFMESWKDADTVILIDAVHSGTKPGTIHRFNASAHPLPSKFFRYSTHTFGVAEIIELARTLNQLPSHLIVYGIEGKRFEAGIGISPEVNKAVQEVVNRLRQDIHSFLKIS; encoded by the coding sequence GTGAATAAGAATAAGATTACTCAAACTAGCTGCGCAAATACACTCCCCATTCTCATTATTGGCATCGGCAATACATATCGCGGAGATGACGCCGTAGGACTTGTTATTGCCCAACATCTCAAGAAACAAGTACCCGATTATGTTTCTGTTATTGAAGAAAGCGGCAATGGCGTAGCTTTCATGGAATCATGGAAAGATGCTGATACCGTTATCCTCATCGATGCAGTCCATTCTGGAACAAAACCAGGGACTATCCATCGATTTAATGCATCTGCGCATCCTCTGCCCTCAAAATTTTTTCGTTACTCCACACACACCTTCGGTGTTGCTGAAATCATAGAGCTTGCGCGCACTCTCAATCAGTTGCCATCACATCTTATTGTTTATGGTATTGAAGGAAAGCGCTTTGAGGCAGGCATTGGGATTTCTCCCGAAGTAAATAAAGCGGTGCAAGAAGTTGTAAACCGATTGCGACAAGACATTCATTCTTTTCTCAAGATATCTTAG
- a CDS encoding hydrogenase maturation nickel metallochaperone HypA has protein sequence MKSLIDTLSSIAREEHASKIISLTVKLGALSHISPDHFREHFIHASRGTVAEGARLTIEVMTDTTHPQSQDVLLENIEIMNS, from the coding sequence ATGAAAAGTCTTATTGATACATTATCATCAATAGCGCGTGAAGAGCATGCAAGCAAAATAATTAGCCTTACGGTTAAGCTTGGCGCGCTGTCTCACATTTCACCGGATCACTTTCGTGAGCACTTTATCCATGCTTCACGAGGAACAGTTGCCGAAGGAGCCCGGTTAACTATCGAAGTCATGACTGATACAACCCATCCGCAATCTCAGGATGTCCTGCTTGAAAACATCGAAATTATGAACAGCTAA